In bacterium, a single window of DNA contains:
- a CDS encoding FadR family transcriptional regulator, whose product MSSGMLKPVRKQSLSEAVFTQLRDQIVNGELAPGDALPAERVLCEALGVNRGSVREALRRLQQSRLVSIRHGGTSQVLDYRATGGLDLLADLIVPSGGAIDTGVVHGIIEMRSALAPDIARRAAERRTDAHLARLDATVERMRDAGEDLAALQDLAVAFWSELVDASDNLAYRLAYNSLRATYDQCRALFTQVLADEIGDLAGYAAIAAAVRGGNGEGAARRARTLIERGERGVKQVLDHLRRAAKEQA is encoded by the coding sequence ATGAGCAGCGGCATGCTCAAGCCGGTGCGCAAGCAGTCGCTGTCGGAGGCGGTGTTCACGCAGCTCCGCGATCAGATCGTCAATGGCGAGTTGGCGCCCGGCGACGCGCTGCCGGCGGAACGCGTGCTCTGCGAGGCGCTCGGCGTCAACCGCGGCTCGGTCCGCGAGGCCCTGCGCCGCCTGCAGCAGTCGCGGCTGGTGTCGATCCGGCACGGCGGCACCTCGCAGGTGCTCGACTACCGCGCCACCGGCGGCCTCGACCTGCTCGCCGACCTGATCGTGCCCTCCGGCGGCGCGATCGACACCGGCGTCGTCCACGGCATCATCGAGATGCGGTCGGCGCTGGCCCCGGACATCGCCCGGCGCGCCGCCGAGCGGCGCACCGACGCGCACCTGGCGCGGCTGGATGCGACGGTCGAGCGGATGCGCGACGCCGGCGAGGACCTGGCGGCGCTGCAGGATCTGGCGGTGGCGTTCTGGTCGGAGCTGGTCGATGCCTCCGACAACCTGGCCTACCGCCTCGCGTACAATTCGCTGCGCGCCACCTACGACCAGTGCCGCGCCCTGTTCACGCAGGTGCTGGCCGACGAGATCGGCGACCTCGCCGGCTACGCCGCCATCGCGGCGGCGGTGCGCGGCGGCAACGGCGAGGGCGCGGCGCGGCGCGCCCGCACCCTCATCGAACGCGGCGAGCGCGGCGTGAAGCAGGTGCTCGACCATCTCCGCCGCGCCGCGAAGGAGCAGGCATGA
- a CDS encoding sterol desaturase family protein, giving the protein MSTITTTPLDADGPVPSLSLAATDSPRTVAEALAVFLRHGSPRIVMAALLIAVAARLAVGDWSAWDLLPVAGILAFWPIQEWLIHVYILHFRPRTVFGRRLDFPVPRKHREHHRTPWEIDLLFIPMHSFLYSLPLLVLLWFALTPNTPLALTGIVAHLALTLHYEWVHFLVHTRYQPTSAHYQRLWRNHRLHHFKNEHYWMGVTMTGGDRLFGTAPALKDVETSRTCRTLAAG; this is encoded by the coding sequence ATGAGCACGATCACCACGACGCCGCTCGACGCCGACGGGCCCGTCCCGTCGCTGTCGCTGGCCGCCACCGACAGCCCGCGCACCGTCGCCGAGGCGCTGGCGGTGTTCCTCCGCCACGGCAGCCCGCGGATCGTCATGGCGGCGCTGCTGATCGCGGTCGCGGCGCGGCTCGCGGTCGGCGACTGGTCGGCCTGGGACCTGCTGCCGGTGGCGGGGATCCTCGCCTTCTGGCCGATCCAGGAGTGGTTGATCCACGTCTACATCCTGCACTTCCGGCCGCGGACCGTGTTCGGGCGGCGGCTCGACTTCCCGGTCCCGCGCAAGCACCGCGAGCATCACCGGACGCCATGGGAGATCGACCTGCTGTTCATCCCCATGCACTCGTTCCTGTACTCGCTGCCGCTGCTGGTGCTGCTGTGGTTCGCGCTGACGCCGAACACGCCGCTGGCGCTCACCGGCATCGTCGCCCACCTGGCGCTCACCCTGCACTACGAGTGGGTGCACTTCCTGGTGCACACCCGCTACCAGCCGACCTCGGCGCACTACCAGCGCCTGTGGCGCAACCACCGCCTGCACCACTTCAAGAACGAGCACTACTGGATGGGCGTCACCATGACGGGCGGCGACCGGCTCTTCGGCACCGCGCCGGCGCTCAAGGACGTGGAAACGTCGCGCACCTGCCGCACCCTGGCGGCGGGATGA
- a CDS encoding carboxymuconolactone decarboxylase family protein, producing the protein MTMTPPRLAPLPPDQWPPDTAQLLEASKMGGRVLNIFATLAHHPDLLRRWMVFGTHVLIKSTIAPRERELLILRTGWNCRAEYEWGQHVVIGRQVGLSEDEIRRVAAGPEAPGWDAFDAALLRAADELHRDARIGDATWRVLGARYDSKQLLDLIFTVGQYTLVSMALNSLGVQLDEGVAGFPP; encoded by the coding sequence ATGACGATGACCCCGCCGCGCCTGGCGCCGCTGCCGCCCGACCAGTGGCCCCCCGACACCGCCCAGCTCCTCGAGGCCAGCAAGATGGGCGGGCGGGTGCTGAACATCTTCGCCACCCTGGCGCATCACCCCGATCTGCTGCGCCGCTGGATGGTGTTCGGCACGCACGTCCTGATCAAGTCGACCATCGCGCCGCGCGAGCGCGAGCTGCTCATCCTGCGCACCGGCTGGAACTGCCGCGCCGAATACGAATGGGGCCAGCACGTGGTGATCGGCCGCCAGGTCGGCCTCAGCGAGGACGAGATCCGGCGCGTCGCCGCCGGACCCGAGGCGCCCGGCTGGGACGCCTTCGACGCCGCCCTGCTGCGCGCCGCCGACGAGTTGCACCGCGACGCGCGCATCGGCGACGCCACCTGGCGGGTCCTCGGCGCGCGCTACGACAGCAAGCAGCTCCTCGACCTGATCTTCACCGTCGGGCAGTACACCCTGGTCTCGATGGCCCTGAACTCGCTCGGCGTGCAGCTCGACGAGGGGGTGGCCGGCTTCCCGCCGTAG
- a CDS encoding esterase-like activity of phytase family protein: MRGRWRSLPLAPGLALFLLAAPAAAQRWAIDDPGQGPVPLAAGSPGARELSGLAWAGGDRFAAVSDDDGRLYWLRIAVDPATGRIGAAEAVAALPLPTSRDLEGIALTPDGQSVVVSDEVGPAVREYRLADGAWQRTATLPPVFASLRNNLGLESLARDPSGQYWTANEEALTVDGPTSSAGQGTLVRLLRLDADLRPTGQWAYRTDPIAGAAVLADRGTGLSELAALPDGRLLALERSLGSEGLRIRLYELDLAGATEVSGISALAGADVVPVAKTLLWQRTAPNQNFEGMAVGPTLADGSHSLILVSDDGHRLAQALYPLRIRRR, encoded by the coding sequence ATGCGCGGCCGTTGGCGATCGCTTCCGCTCGCGCCCGGACTGGCGCTGTTCCTGCTCGCCGCGCCGGCGGCGGCGCAGCGCTGGGCGATCGACGATCCCGGCCAGGGGCCGGTGCCGCTCGCCGCCGGCAGCCCCGGCGCGCGCGAGCTCAGCGGCCTCGCCTGGGCCGGCGGCGACCGCTTCGCCGCCGTGTCGGACGACGACGGCCGTCTGTACTGGTTGCGCATCGCGGTCGATCCCGCCACCGGCCGGATCGGCGCCGCCGAGGCGGTGGCGGCCCTGCCGCTGCCGACGAGCCGGGACCTCGAGGGCATCGCGCTGACCCCGGACGGCCAGTCGGTGGTGGTCAGCGACGAGGTCGGCCCGGCGGTGCGGGAATACCGCCTCGCCGACGGCGCGTGGCAGCGCACCGCGACGCTGCCGCCGGTGTTCGCGTCGCTGCGCAACAACCTCGGGCTCGAGTCGCTGGCCCGCGATCCGTCCGGGCAGTACTGGACCGCCAACGAGGAGGCGCTGACGGTCGATGGCCCGACGTCGTCGGCCGGGCAGGGCACGCTGGTTCGCCTCTTGCGGCTCGACGCCGACCTGCGGCCGACCGGCCAGTGGGCCTACCGCACCGACCCGATCGCCGGCGCGGCCGTGCTCGCCGACCGCGGCACCGGCCTCTCCGAGCTGGCGGCGCTGCCCGACGGCCGCTTGCTCGCCCTCGAGCGCTCGCTCGGCAGCGAGGGGCTGCGCATCCGGCTGTACGAGCTCGATCTCGCCGGCGCGACCGAGGTGAGCGGAATTTCCGCCCTTGCCGGCGCCGACGTCGTCCCCGTGGCCAAGACGCTGCTCTGGCAACGCACGGCGCCGAATCAGAACTTCGAGGGCATGGCGGTCGGCCCGACGCTCGCCGACGGCAGCCACAGCCTGATCCTCGTCAGCGACGACGGCCACCGGCTGGCGCAGGCGCTGTACCCGCTGCGCATCCGGCGGCGTTGA
- a CDS encoding TraB/GumN family protein produces MEQAGAADGGPSPGEESDVHRLTVDGRELILVGTAHVSKESAELVERVIERERPDCVCVELDARRYDALAHRTRIESLDLKTVIRNRQLVPLLLNLLLMSYQKQLGGQLGVVPGSELLAAAQLAERLDIPVRLCDRDVRVTLRRAWAALSLWRKAELIATLLTAMLEAPELDEAELRRLRQQDVLSRLMEELGAAFPGIKGVLIDERDAYLATRLREAPGARIVAVVGAGHVRGMLDALRAGRVADVAALETMPPPSAAARIAGWSIPVVIVAGLAAIGLRHGLSAVGDNALYWVLATGLPGLVGAAIALGHPLTLLATFLSAPITTLSPLLGVGYVAALVQAYVRPPLVREIQSVADDVRVARRWWTNRLLRICLVFLLSTIGTSMGTIVGTTEILSNLFH; encoded by the coding sequence GTGGAGCAGGCTGGCGCGGCCGACGGCGGGCCGTCGCCCGGGGAGGAGAGCGACGTCCATCGCCTGACCGTCGACGGCCGGGAGCTCATCCTGGTCGGCACGGCGCACGTGTCGAAGGAGTCGGCCGAGCTGGTCGAACGGGTGATCGAGCGCGAGCGACCGGACTGCGTCTGCGTCGAGCTCGACGCCCGCCGCTACGATGCGCTGGCGCACCGCACGCGCATCGAATCGCTCGACCTGAAGACCGTCATCCGCAACCGCCAGCTCGTGCCGCTGCTGCTCAACCTGCTGCTGATGTCGTACCAGAAGCAGCTCGGCGGCCAGCTCGGAGTGGTGCCGGGCAGCGAGCTGCTGGCCGCCGCCCAACTGGCGGAGCGGCTCGACATCCCGGTGCGCCTCTGCGACCGCGACGTGCGCGTCACCCTGCGCCGCGCCTGGGCCGCCCTGTCGCTGTGGCGCAAGGCCGAGCTGATCGCGACCCTGCTGACCGCCATGCTCGAGGCGCCGGAGCTCGACGAGGCGGAGTTGCGCCGGCTGCGCCAGCAGGACGTGCTGAGCCGCCTGATGGAAGAGCTCGGGGCCGCCTTTCCCGGCATCAAGGGCGTGCTGATCGACGAGCGCGACGCCTATCTGGCCACCCGCCTGCGCGAGGCGCCGGGCGCGCGCATCGTCGCCGTCGTCGGCGCCGGGCACGTCCGCGGCATGCTCGACGCCCTGCGCGCCGGCCGCGTGGCGGACGTGGCGGCATTGGAGACCATGCCGCCGCCGTCGGCCGCGGCCCGCATCGCCGGTTGGTCGATCCCGGTGGTGATCGTCGCCGGCCTGGCGGCGATCGGCCTGCGCCACGGCCTGTCGGCGGTGGGCGACAACGCGTTGTACTGGGTGCTCGCCACCGGCCTGCCGGGCCTCGTCGGGGCGGCGATCGCCCTCGGGCACCCGCTCACCCTGCTGGCGACGTTCCTCTCGGCGCCGATCACGACGTTGTCGCCGCTGCTCGGCGTCGGCTACGTCGCGGCGCTGGTGCAGGCCTACGTCCGCCCGCCGCTGGTGCGCGAGATCCAGAGCGTCGCCGACGACGTGCGGGTGGCGCGCCGCTGGTGGACGAACCGGCTGCTGCGCATCTGCCTGGTCTTCCTGCTGTCGACCATCGGCACCAGCATGGGGACGATCGTCGGCACCACCGAGATCCTCTCCAACCTCTTCCACTGA
- a CDS encoding HAMP domain-containing histidine kinase — protein MDSLPPHDGSAERGDRRRRSVAARDLWRALNRARAVDGAAVRLASLALLAFYAAGVLLRPMPDQPLAPWVRGAVCVCIALGIAFGPRFTWRALRLFTVGLALALNLAIGSLILLRGPVRGDLGVQALAMFAPTAFLQTGMDVIGVVVALGSLVAAVLATTPLDAPNTVAIDLYGALLTGAVTALALILFRDRVSTSTAWWQEACARERALREFSEGIAPQLGEAVAARELAGRLRQAFGTGHCAIVTIEPGGAPRVLATAGVWAGVEPSAASLLALVQRMRDRQPFVASRVAESDLPWATLGGTLVALPMVFDDAVAGAIVLSATGPRPAAEEEVLMWRAMASQVCTALDSARLFARLQEALRARSEFVNTMSHELRSPLHVIIGYGEMLAEQRADPAVAAARIRANALELLHLVENTLTVGRLSGGGLAVHPSEFELSALFDELRESVAALPEARAAASVRWQIDGPLPPLHLDRLKVKEVVHNLVSNALKFAGAEPVRVRAAADGDRLRIDVSDSGPGIAPADQARIFGLFERGDGDAVTGGSGLGLYIVKSLAQLMGGDVTVSSSPGRGACFTAWLPFRLDRG, from the coding sequence GTGGACTCGCTGCCCCCTCATGACGGGTCGGCCGAGCGCGGCGACCGTAGACGGCGCTCGGTCGCGGCGCGCGATCTCTGGCGCGCCCTGAACCGGGCGCGCGCGGTCGACGGCGCCGCGGTGCGCCTCGCCAGCCTGGCGCTGCTCGCCTTCTACGCCGCCGGGGTGCTGCTGCGGCCGATGCCCGACCAGCCGCTGGCGCCGTGGGTGCGCGGCGCGGTCTGCGTCTGCATCGCGCTCGGCATCGCCTTCGGTCCGCGCTTCACCTGGCGCGCCCTGCGCCTCTTCACCGTCGGGCTGGCGCTGGCCCTCAACCTGGCGATCGGCTCGCTGATCCTGCTGCGCGGGCCGGTGCGCGGCGATCTCGGGGTGCAGGCGCTGGCGATGTTCGCGCCGACCGCGTTTCTGCAGACGGGCATGGACGTGATCGGGGTGGTGGTGGCGCTCGGCTCGCTCGTCGCCGCGGTGCTCGCGACCACCCCGTTGGACGCTCCCAACACGGTGGCCATCGATCTGTATGGCGCGTTGCTGACCGGCGCGGTGACGGCGCTGGCGCTCATCCTCTTCCGCGACCGCGTCAGTACCAGCACCGCCTGGTGGCAGGAGGCCTGCGCCCGCGAGCGCGCGCTGCGCGAGTTCAGCGAGGGCATCGCGCCGCAGCTCGGCGAGGCGGTGGCGGCGCGCGAGCTGGCGGGGCGGCTGCGGCAGGCGTTCGGCACCGGCCACTGCGCCATCGTCACCATCGAGCCCGGCGGCGCCCCGCGCGTCCTCGCGACGGCCGGCGTGTGGGCCGGCGTCGAGCCGAGCGCCGCGAGTCTGTTGGCGCTGGTGCAGCGGATGCGGGATCGCCAGCCGTTCGTCGCCTCGCGCGTCGCCGAGTCCGACCTGCCGTGGGCGACCCTGGGCGGGACGCTGGTGGCGCTGCCGATGGTGTTCGACGACGCCGTCGCCGGCGCCATCGTGCTGAGCGCCACGGGGCCGCGGCCGGCCGCCGAGGAGGAGGTGCTGATGTGGCGCGCCATGGCGAGCCAGGTCTGCACGGCGCTCGACTCGGCGCGTCTGTTCGCCCGCCTGCAGGAGGCGCTGCGGGCCCGATCGGAGTTCGTCAACACCATGTCGCACGAGCTGCGGTCGCCGCTGCACGTCATCATCGGCTACGGCGAGATGCTCGCCGAGCAGCGCGCCGACCCGGCCGTGGCGGCGGCGCGCATCCGCGCCAACGCGCTCGAGCTGCTGCATCTCGTGGAGAACACGCTCACCGTCGGCCGCCTGAGCGGTGGCGGGCTCGCCGTGCACCCGAGCGAGTTCGAGCTGTCGGCGCTGTTCGACGAGCTGCGCGAGAGCGTTGCCGCGCTGCCCGAAGCGCGCGCCGCGGCGAGCGTGCGCTGGCAGATCGACGGCCCGCTGCCGCCGCTCCATCTCGACCGCCTGAAGGTCAAGGAGGTGGTGCACAACCTGGTGTCGAACGCGCTCAAGTTCGCCGGCGCCGAGCCGGTGCGCGTGCGCGCGGCCGCGGACGGCGATCGGCTGCGCATCGACGTGAGCGACAGCGGCCCCGGCATCGCGCCCGCCGACCAGGCGCGCATCTTCGGCCTGTTCGAGCGCGGCGACGGCGATGCGGTGACCGGCGGGTCCGGGCTCGGCCTCTACATCGTCAAGAGCCTGGCCCAGTTGATGGGCGGCGACGTGACCGTCAGCAGCAGCCCGGGCCGCGGCGCCTGCTTCACCGCCTGGCTGCCATTCCGCCTCGATCGCGGGTAG
- a CDS encoding DUF4412 domain-containing protein — MRHAWVIGATALLLAINASAFEGTIKLRTTAASTDQLGEAGGGKTPDNAAILAMTPEQLAKGGKAQVKESMVYVAGAKVRMDMPLESKGSGYAVVDLDKGVTWFVIPSEKRYIEWSEADAKAIGEKMAQMKKAMNERMASLPPDQRKQLEAMMKNLQLPEDHAAPEPTIAIRPLNKQQTINGMHASGYQASEDDNTVVAWVTDEQPDLNKALLTVSERMEKLTPANMRKENVRRQLQQKGLPVMVQNLGGGRYRIEEIIAVEQKPVDAALFAVPQEFSKTTGRDALKNIPGPSGAAAGAPAAAPPAMPPAKH, encoded by the coding sequence ATGAGACACGCATGGGTGATCGGCGCCACGGCGCTGCTGTTGGCCATCAACGCCTCGGCCTTCGAGGGAACCATCAAGCTGCGCACCACCGCGGCCAGCACCGACCAGTTGGGCGAGGCGGGCGGCGGCAAGACGCCGGACAACGCGGCGATCCTCGCCATGACCCCCGAGCAGCTCGCCAAGGGCGGCAAGGCGCAGGTGAAGGAGAGCATGGTCTACGTCGCCGGCGCGAAGGTGCGCATGGACATGCCGCTGGAGAGCAAGGGATCGGGCTACGCGGTGGTCGATCTCGACAAGGGCGTCACCTGGTTCGTGATCCCGTCGGAGAAACGGTACATCGAGTGGTCCGAGGCCGATGCCAAGGCGATCGGCGAGAAGATGGCGCAGATGAAGAAGGCGATGAACGAGCGCATGGCCTCGCTGCCGCCCGATCAGCGCAAGCAGCTCGAGGCGATGATGAAGAACCTGCAGCTCCCCGAGGACCATGCGGCGCCGGAGCCGACGATTGCCATCAGGCCGCTGAACAAGCAGCAGACGATCAACGGCATGCACGCCTCGGGATACCAGGCCAGCGAGGACGACAACACCGTCGTCGCCTGGGTGACCGACGAGCAGCCGGACCTGAACAAGGCGCTGCTGACGGTGTCGGAGCGGATGGAGAAGCTGACGCCGGCCAACATGCGCAAGGAGAACGTCCGCCGCCAACTGCAGCAGAAGGGGCTGCCGGTGATGGTGCAGAATCTCGGCGGCGGCCGCTATCGCATCGAGGAGATCATCGCCGTGGAGCAGAAGCCGGTCGACGCGGCGCTGTTCGCCGTGCCGCAGGAGTTCAGCAAGACGACCGGCCGCGATGCGCTGAAGAACATCCCCGGTCCAAGCGGCGCTGCGGCCGGCGCGCCGGCGGCGGCGCCGCCCGCCATGCCGCCCGCGAAACACTGA
- a CDS encoding zinc-dependent alcohol dehydrogenase family protein encodes MKALVYQGPGRKAWQEVPDPRLQRPTDAIVRIDTTTICGTDLHILKGDVPAVAPGRILGHEGVGVVTEVGSAVSTLAVGDTVILSCIKSCGRCAFCKQGIFAHCLGEEGASGIGWVFGHLIDGTQAEFVRVPYAETSVHKVPPPVTNQQAVLLSDILPTGFEIGVQYGQTKPGDVVAVIGAGPIGLSVMMTAGLYGAAKIIAIDLDANRIAQARHFGASHGVNSGDADWQQQVMALTDGWGVDVAVEAVGLPATFDMATRIVRPGGHVANVGVHGQPAELRLQDLWIHNITISMGLVNTNTTPLLLKLIAEGRLEVDRFISHRFRLDDMLAAYDTFARAAETKALKVVIER; translated from the coding sequence ATGAAGGCGCTCGTCTATCAGGGCCCCGGCAGGAAGGCGTGGCAGGAGGTTCCGGATCCGCGCCTCCAGCGGCCGACCGACGCCATCGTCCGCATCGACACGACCACGATCTGCGGCACCGACCTGCACATCCTCAAGGGCGACGTGCCGGCGGTCGCGCCGGGCCGGATTCTCGGCCACGAGGGCGTCGGCGTCGTCACCGAGGTGGGCAGCGCGGTGAGCACGCTCGCGGTCGGCGACACCGTCATCCTCTCCTGCATCAAGTCGTGCGGCCGCTGCGCGTTCTGCAAGCAGGGGATCTTCGCCCACTGCCTGGGCGAGGAGGGCGCCAGTGGCATCGGCTGGGTGTTCGGGCATCTCATCGACGGAACGCAGGCGGAATTCGTTCGCGTCCCCTACGCCGAGACCTCGGTGCACAAGGTGCCGCCGCCGGTGACCAACCAGCAGGCGGTGCTGCTGAGCGACATCCTGCCGACCGGTTTCGAGATCGGCGTGCAGTACGGGCAGACCAAGCCCGGCGATGTGGTCGCCGTGATCGGCGCCGGGCCGATCGGCCTGTCGGTGATGATGACCGCGGGCCTGTACGGGGCGGCGAAGATCATCGCCATCGATCTCGATGCCAACCGCATCGCGCAGGCGCGTCACTTCGGCGCCAGCCACGGCGTCAATTCCGGCGACGCCGATTGGCAGCAGCAGGTGATGGCACTCACCGACGGCTGGGGGGTCGACGTCGCGGTGGAGGCGGTCGGTCTGCCGGCGACCTTCGACATGGCGACCCGGATCGTCCGCCCCGGCGGCCACGTCGCCAACGTCGGCGTGCATGGCCAGCCCGCCGAGCTGCGCCTGCAGGACCTGTGGATCCACAACATCACCATCAGCATGGGACTGGTGAACACCAACACGACGCCGCTGCTGCTGAAGCTGATCGCCGAGGGCCGGCTCGAGGTCGACCGATTCATCAGCCACCGCTTCCGGCTCGACGACATGCTCGCCGCCTACGACACCTTCGCCCGCGCCGCCGAGACCAAGGCCCTGAAGGTGGTGATCGAACGCTGA
- a CDS encoding S1/P1 nuclease, which produces MIRTPLIAYALLLPLCSSAVPTIVHAWGCDGHQTVALIASQQLGDRAAKQVDKLLRNYPIDPSLTRVCKPQGLTRFADASSWADDVRNTPRFAHTASWHFLDIPRGASRDQMMTFCPDSGCVTEAITAQIAVLKSNAKGKKKADALRFLIHFVGDIHQPLHCTTNGDRGGNCVPVAFFGRNPSVTTAGKATPNLHSVWDSGLIERNPANTNPKAFADHLRQQFQSKMGTWRAGAIHVDDWAWESHELADGTAYGQLPTAIPVEPDRGELKRCVVHGDNISERMLGFHEHLAQPYQDVAQPVIEEQLAKGGTRLAMILNDVWP; this is translated from the coding sequence ATGATTCGCACGCCGCTCATCGCTTATGCGCTTCTGCTCCCGCTGTGCTCCAGCGCGGTTCCCACCATCGTCCACGCCTGGGGCTGCGACGGCCACCAGACCGTGGCCCTCATCGCGAGCCAACAGCTCGGCGATAGGGCGGCCAAGCAGGTCGACAAGTTGCTCCGCAACTACCCCATCGATCCGAGTCTGACGCGGGTCTGCAAGCCCCAGGGGCTCACTCGATTTGCCGACGCCTCGAGCTGGGCGGATGACGTGCGCAACACGCCGAGATTCGCGCACACGGCGTCGTGGCACTTTCTCGATATTCCGCGTGGCGCGTCGCGCGACCAGATGATGACCTTCTGCCCCGACAGCGGCTGCGTCACCGAGGCGATCACGGCACAGATCGCGGTGCTCAAGAGCAATGCGAAGGGCAAGAAAAAAGCCGATGCCCTGCGGTTCCTCATTCACTTCGTTGGCGACATCCACCAACCACTCCACTGCACCACGAACGGGGATCGCGGCGGCAACTGCGTGCCGGTCGCCTTCTTCGGCCGCAATCCGTCGGTCACAACCGCCGGCAAGGCAACTCCGAACCTCCACAGCGTCTGGGACAGCGGGCTGATTGAGCGCAACCCGGCCAACACCAATCCGAAGGCGTTCGCCGACCACCTGCGCCAGCAGTTTCAGTCGAAGATGGGCACGTGGCGCGCTGGCGCCATCCACGTCGACGATTGGGCGTGGGAGAGCCACGAGCTTGCCGACGGCACGGCATACGGGCAACTGCCTACTGCCATCCCCGTCGAACCCGATCGGGGCGAGTTGAAGCGGTGCGTGGTGCACGGCGACAACATCAGCGAGCGCATGCTCGGATTCCACGAGCACCTGGCCCAACCCTACCAGGACGTCGCCCAGCCGGTGATCGAGGAGCAGCTCGCCAAGGGCGGCACGCGGTTGGCGATGATCCTCAACGACGTCTGGCCGTGA
- a CDS encoding type II toxin-antitoxin system VapC family toxin: MLTGETRGCLRVHRQPKRLSAVARKLINDSRNELLFSVASLWEIVVTRSLGRDDFRVEPRLLRRGRLDNGYAELAIGGEHALAVDSLPPIHTDPFDRLLVAQAQIESVTLLTADPLLGRYPGPIRRV; this comes from the coding sequence GTGCTCACGGGCGAGACCCGAGGTTGCCTTCGGGTTCACCGCCAGCCGAAGCGCCTGTCGGCGGTTGCGCGCAAGCTGATCAACGACTCGCGCAACGAGCTGCTGTTCAGCGTGGCGAGCCTGTGGGAGATCGTCGTCACGCGCAGCCTCGGGCGGGACGACTTCCGCGTCGAGCCGCGCCTGCTGCGCCGCGGCCGGCTCGACAACGGCTACGCCGAGCTGGCCATCGGCGGCGAGCATGCGCTCGCCGTGGACAGCCTGCCGCCGATCCACACGGATCCATTCGATCGGCTGCTCGTCGCCCAGGCGCAGATCGAGAGCGTGACGCTCCTCACGGCCGATCCGCTGCTGGGGCGATACCCAGGCCCGATTCGCCGCGTGTGA
- a CDS encoding DUF2238 domain-containing protein, with amino-acid sequence MAASRSWLSHRRYPRLLLALLAALSLALAIAPHDRADWLLENALLFAAVAALVASHRALPLSRVSYTLIFLFLCLHTIGAHYTYSLVPYDDWIEALTGRTLSSRTGWQRNHYDRLVHLSYGLLLAYPAREVFLRVARVRGFWGYYLPLDVVMATSMLYELIEWGAAVLFGGDLGVAYLGTQGDPWDAQKDMALATAGAVIAMLITAAINRYTQRDFAREWAESLRVKQRRPLGEESLARRLRDHA; translated from the coding sequence ATGGCGGCATCGCGGTCCTGGCTCTCGCACCGGCGCTATCCGCGCCTGCTGCTGGCCCTGCTCGCCGCGTTGTCGCTGGCGTTGGCGATCGCGCCCCACGACCGCGCCGACTGGCTGCTCGAGAACGCCCTGCTGTTCGCCGCCGTCGCGGCGCTCGTCGCCAGCCACCGCGCCCTGCCGCTGTCGCGGGTCTCGTACACGCTGATCTTCCTCTTCCTCTGCCTGCACACGATCGGGGCCCACTACACCTATTCGCTGGTCCCCTATGACGACTGGATCGAGGCGCTCACCGGCCGCACCCTCTCGAGCCGTACCGGCTGGCAGCGCAACCACTACGACCGCCTGGTGCACCTGTCGTACGGATTGCTGCTCGCCTATCCGGCGCGCGAGGTCTTCCTGCGCGTCGCCCGCGTGCGCGGCTTCTGGGGCTACTATCTGCCGCTCGACGTCGTCATGGCCACCTCGATGCTCTACGAGCTCATCGAGTGGGGCGCCGCCGTGCTCTTCGGCGGCGACCTCGGCGTCGCCTATCTCGGCACCCAGGGCGATCCGTGGGACGCGCAGAAGGACATGGCGCTGGCGACGGCCGGCGCCGTCATCGCCATGCTGATCACGGCGGCGATCAACCGCTACACGCAGCGCGACTTCGCCCGCGAATGGGCGGAGAGCCTGCGCGTCAAGCAGCGCCGCCCGCTCGGCGAGGAGAGCCTCGCCCGCCGCCTGCGCGACCACGCCTGA
- a CDS encoding MmcQ/YjbR family DNA-binding protein, whose amino-acid sequence MSHPARRNRRPRLLEKVRAICLSWPETSEKVAWGAPTFRVRNRLFAMYLDDHHGDGRIALWIKAPTGVQELLVEAEPERFFRPPYVGPAGWVGVRLDCAFDWHEIADFLADGYRLAAPPKLAAQPVFGPRSVVASPAAAPATRQRRRRS is encoded by the coding sequence ATGAGCCATCCCGCCCGCCGGAACCGCCGCCCGCGCCTGCTCGAGAAGGTCCGCGCCATCTGTCTCTCCTGGCCCGAGACGTCCGAGAAGGTCGCCTGGGGCGCGCCGACCTTCCGGGTGCGGAACCGGCTGTTCGCCATGTACCTCGACGACCATCACGGCGACGGTCGCATCGCGCTCTGGATCAAAGCGCCGACCGGCGTCCAGGAGCTGCTGGTCGAAGCCGAACCCGAGCGCTTCTTCCGCCCGCCGTACGTCGGCCCCGCGGGCTGGGTCGGCGTGCGCCTCGACTGCGCCTTCGATTGGCACGAGATCGCCGACTTCCTCGCCGACGGCTACCGCCTGGCGGCGCCGCCGAAGCTCGCGGCGCAGCCCGTGTTCGGCCCGCGATCGGTCGTCGCGTCGCCGGCCGCCGCGCCGGCGACGCGCCAGCGCCGGCGCCGCTCCTGA